One window of the Ananas comosus cultivar F153 linkage group 21, ASM154086v1, whole genome shotgun sequence genome contains the following:
- the LOC109726600 gene encoding tubby-like F-box protein 14 codes for MSFRSIVRDVRDGIGSLSRRGFEVRVAAHRRGKSQGHVHEIRDQSSVIQNSCWASLPPELLRDVIRRLEASESTWPSRKNVVACAAVCRSWRETCKELVKNPELSGKITFPVSLKQPGPRDAPIQCFIKRDKSTLTYHLYLCLSPAVLVENGKFLLSAKRNRRTTCTEYIITMDADNISRSSSTYIGKLRSNFLGTKFVIYDTQPPYNAAGLSHPGKTSRRFHSKKVSPRCPSSSYVVSQVAYELNVLGTRGPRRMHCIMHSIPASALDAGGTVPSCQPDSDGLFSRSILDESFNSVSFSKSSVDFGSARFSDITAAGAGAGADDGDEEGKARPLVLRNKAPRWHEQLQCWCLNFRGRVTVASVKNFQLIAATQPSAGAPTPSQPAPPPEHDKIILQFGKVAKDMFTMDYRYPLSAFQAFAICLSSFDTKLACE; via the exons ATGTCATTCCGTAGTATAGTACGAGATGTAAGGGATGGCATTGGGAGCTTATCTCGACGCGGCTTTGAGGTGAGGGTTGCGGCCCACCGCAGGGGGAAATCTCAGGGCCACGTGCACGAGATCCGCGACCAGTCTTCTGTAATTCAGAATAGCTGTTGGGCTAGTCTTCCTCCCGAACTGCTCCGCGATGTGATCAGAAGGCTAGAGGCGAGCGAGAGCACGTGGCCTTCCCGCAAGAATGTGGTTGCCTGCGCCGCCGTCTGCCGCTCTTGGCGAGAGACGTGTAAAGAACTCGTGAAAAATCCCGAGTTATCTGGAAAGATTACCTTTCCTGTATCCCTGAAGCAG CCTGGACCTCGAGATGCTCCCATCCAGTGCTTTATTAAGAGGGATAAATCAACTCTTACTTATCATCTCTACCTGTGTCTCAGCCCGG CTGTGCTTGTCGAAAATGGGAAGTTCCTCTTATCGGCCAAAAGAAATCGCCGCACAACTTGTACGGAGTATATTATAACCATGGACGCAGACAATATATCACGGTCTAGTAGCACATATATCGGAAAATTGAG GTCTAACTTCCTCGGCACAAAGTTTGTGATCTACGACACCCAGCCGCCCTACAACGCAGCTGGGCTGTCCCACCCCGGCAAGACGAGCCGGCGGTTCCACTCCAAGAAAGTGTCCCCCCGGTGCCCGTCCAGCAGCTACGTCGTCTCCCAGGTGGCGTACGAGCTGAACGTGCTGGGCACGCGAGGCCCGCGGCGCATGCACTGCATCATGCACTCGATCCCCGCCTCCGCCCTCGACGCTGGCGGCACCGTCCCTTCCTGCCAGCCGGACAGCGACGGCCTGTTCTCCCGCTCCATTCTCGACGAATCCTTCAACAGCGTCTCCTTCTCGAAATCGTCCGTGGACTTCGGCAGCGCCCGCTTCTCCGACATTACGGCGGCAGGGGCCGGAGCGGGGGCAGACGACGGGGACGAGGAGGGCAAGGCTCGGCCTCTGGTGCTGCGTAACAAGGCGCCGCGGTGGCACGAGCAGTTGCAGTGCTGGTGCCTCAACTTCCGAGGGCGCGTTACCGTCGCATCGGTCAAGAACTTCCAGCTCATCGCCGCCACGCAGCCGTCCGCGGGAGCCCCGACGCCCTCGCagcctgcgccgccgccggagcacGACAAGATCATACTGCAGTTCGGGAAGGTGGCGAAAGACATGTTCACGATGGATTACCGATACCCGCTGTCGGCTTTTCAGGCCTTCGCGATCTGCTTGAGTAGCTTCGACACGAAATTGGCTtgtgaatag